One part of the Salmo salar chromosome ssa28, Ssal_v3.1, whole genome shotgun sequence genome encodes these proteins:
- the LOC106589439 gene encoding tubulin-specific chaperone C — MDVESGICQGNEDSGPSESGIKIPDRMLKREQDRLEGVERKKEAKNSQSVTEEKSGFFTTTFSSERATIEELLEGCSGATDRALATQTLEEVTTKTQLLQKFLNDSMVFLPQYELRQAQAALQKLQNSLAEKRDEILPKKKFAFRSRAANAPKVDPRAPPVKPKDSGRTKVDGAISHPEQCGFSHFEAQVLTKSGDEIKQQDVLLTHLTNCKVRLLGSPSTVHIKHVQNCEIFSGPVSSSVFVDHCTGSTLSFPCQQLRTHHTTDTQVYLHVTSRAIIEDCQGVRFAPFAWSYLGLDQDFKVSGLDRERNNWNEVDDFNWLALGTQSPNWSVIPETERRTEWDS; from the exons ATGGACGTGGAGAGTGGTATTTGTCAGGGAAACGAGGATTCTGGTCCCAGTGAGTCCGGCATTAAGATCCCGGACAGGATGCTGAAACGAGAACAAGATAGGCTTGAGGGcgtggagagaaagaaagaagcgaAAAATAGCCAGTCTGTCACGGAGGAGAAGAGTGGGTTCTTCACCACGACGTTCAGTAGTGAAAGGGCGACTATCGAGGAGTTACTGGAGGGCTGTTCGGGGGCTACTGACCGCGCCCTGGCCACTCAAACCTTGGAGGAAGTGACTACTAAAACACAGCTCCTCCAGAAGTTTCTAAACGATAGCATGGTGTTTTTACCGCAGTACGAGCTGAGACAGGCCCAGGCGGCGCTCCAGAAACTACAGAACTCTCTGGCCGAGAAGAGAGACGAGATTCTCCCCAAGAAGAAATTCGCCTTTAGGTCGCGCGCAGCAAATGCACCCAAAGTAGACCCACGAGCTCCACCTGTAAAACCCAAGGATTCTGGCCGAACTAAAGTGGACGGAGCCATAAGCCACCCAGAGCAGTGTGGCTTCTCCCACTTTGAGGCCCAG GTGCTGACCAAGTCAGGGGATGAGATTAAACAACAGGATGTTCTACTGACCCACCTGACCAACTGTAAGGTCAGACTCCTGGGCTCCCCCAGCACCGTCCACATCAAACACGTCCAGAACTGTGAAATCTTCTCTGGGCCAGTGTCCAGCTCTGTGTTCGTGGACCACTGCACCGGCAGCACCCTCTCCTTCCCATGCCAACAGCTACGGACTCACCACACCACCGACACACAGGTCTATCTGCATGTCACCAGCCGCGCCATCATAGAGGATTGCCAAGGGGTGCGCTTTGCCCCCTTTGCCTGGTCCTACCTGGGTCTGGACCAGGACTTCAAGGTGTCTGGTCTGGACCGGGAGAGGAACAACTGGAACGAGGTGGATGATTTTAACTGGCTGGCCTTAGGTACCCAATCTCCTAACTGGTCTGTCATTCCAGAAACTGAGAGAAGAACCGAGTGGGACTCCTAG
- the LOC106589440 gene encoding peripherin-2: protein MALMVVKFDLKKRVKLAQFLWLMYWFSVMAGVLVFSMGLFFKIELRKRSEMMDNNESHFVPNLLIVVGLLACGINAMGGKICYDSLDPIKFSRWKPMLKPFLLSCVAFNCLLVLTALLCILMRIPLQFTLAEGLKNALKFYKDTDTPGRCYMKRTLDQMQIEFRCCGNNNFRDWFEIQWVSNRYLDFSAKEVKDRIGSNVDGKYLMDAVPFSCCNPSSPRPCIQYQVTNNTAHYSYDHHTEDLNIWKRGCSDALISYYGGMMNTIAALVLLVAILEVIVMIGLQYVNTSQCNLANPEDPESESEGWILEKTVKETFTDIMDKMKAMSKGNAVEEGRVDGVATVS from the exons ATGGCACTAATGGTGGTCAAGTTTGACCTGAAGAAGCGGGTGAAGCTAGCCCAGTTCCTATGGCTGATGTACTGGTTCTCAGTGATGGCAGGCGTGCTCGTCTTCAGCATGGGGCTGTTCTTTAAGATCGAGCTGCGTAAGCGCTCGGAGATGATGGACAACAACGAGAGCCACTTCGTTCCTAACTTACTAATTGTCGTGGGGCTGCTGGCTTGTGGGATCAACGCCATGGGTGGCAAGATCTGCTACGACTCCTTGGACCCTATCAAGTTCTCCAGGTGGAAGCCTATGCTCAAACCCTTCCTACTCTCCTGTGTGGCTTTCAATTGTCTCCTGGTGCTGACGGCTCTGCTCTGCATCCTGATGAGGATTCCTCTCCAGTTCACGCTGGCCGAGGGCCTGAAGAATGCCCTGAAGTTCTACAAGGACACAGATACACCGGGACGCTGCTACATGAAGAGGACTTTGGACCAGATGCAGATTGAGTTCCGTTGCTGCGGCAACAACAACTTCAGGGACTGGTTCGAGATCCAGTGGGTCAGCAACCGCTACCTGGACTTCAGCGCCAAGGAAGTAAAAGA TCGTATCGGCAGCAACGTGGATGGGAAGTACCTGATGGATGCTGTTCCATTCAGCTGCTGTAACCCCAGCTCCCCTCGGCCCTGCATCCAGTACCAGGTGACCAACAACACGGCCCACTACTCCTACGACCACCACACTGAGGACCTGAACATCTGGAAACGGGGCTGCAGTGACGCACTGATATCCTACTACGGAGGCATGATGAACACCATAGCAGCCCTGGTGCTACTGGTTGCTATTCTGGAG GTTATTGTGATGATCGGCCTCCAGTACGTGAACACGTCCCAGTGCAACCTGGCCAACCCAGAAGACCCAGAGAGTGAAAGCGAAGGCTGGATCCTGGAGAAGACGGTGAAGGAGACGTTTACTGACATCATGGACAAGATGAAAGCCATGAGCAAGGGTAACGCAGTGGAGGAGGGCAGAGTGGATGGTGTTGCCACGGTGAGCTGA